In Vigna angularis cultivar LongXiaoDou No.4 chromosome 8, ASM1680809v1, whole genome shotgun sequence, the DNA window CATCTTTGAAAAAATGTCATAGTTTCgaattaaatattacattttttttctttattaatagaCTAAATTTTACGATTAAGTAGTATTTTAgtattatgttttataaataaaaccattttatataattttaaattataattaggtCTATTTTAACCTCTTCCACTTTTTATAGATCAACAACATTTAAAATGTTAGGTCTGGATAATAATGATTCTAGTTTTctaataacataatcaacattcaTTCAATCCAAATAAAGAAGagatttttccttcaaaaacttataattattcCATTTTTAGTTTGGAATAccataatgaatataaaaaatattcacacATTGAAAAgctacaaatttaaaaatatatgctcATCATCATAATTTAAAACTCTAACAAACGTTATGTTTTACCAATACAATGAATAAATATAGTGACATAAAACTTATTTATGAGTTAAAGTGTTATTCAATTAGATTGGCCCATAtcccaaaataataaaagtattatgtTTTACTAATAAGAACATGACAATAAATTTACTAATATAAAACTTACACATGGACTAAAATCTTATTCGATTAGACTTCAACCaaatgttatattttgtttatgtaaacctgtttcattaaattaatatatatgtagTAACATAAAACTAAGGCTAAATTCTTACTCAATTATAATGTTggctaaaaacatattttatcaatGAATCTAGTGACATAAATGTTGTCTAAATCTTACTCAATTATACTCATATAaccaaatgataaaattattatgacTTATCAATGTAAATATGTTTTGATGAAtatgaatcttgcataaaactTGTATGTGAACTAAAATTTTACTCAATTAAACTCATATAATGAAatgataaaactattatattatattcttttgtgTGGccaatttgataaatatatttcaatatttcatcctaattaatcatataaatgtaagaaaatttatgtgaataaaatttattaggtcacaattaattaattacaattaatgtttattacttggttataaaaatatcaatcaaTCAATTAGAAATATTGTCACTAGTctctaatatattaaaaaattatcccCATtccaaacatttaaaataaatattacatcaatattatttatactgcaatatcaaaataaataataataataatatttatatgtgtAAATTAGATATATAACATATAACTTATATTAACCCCTATCGTACAATCAAGTAACAGGTTTAAAGACAATCAAACGAACACAccataattcaaataaaatgcACTATTTAACCATCACACCAAAATATATTTCactttaaaatatgaatataaaacaaaattatatactCTTTGTACCAGAAAGGACCGGACGGTAGATAGGTCGGACAATCACGTTAAACTAAACAAGTCATTCAGGTAAGTAACAGAGTGGTCGGCACAACAACTGGATGTTCTACAGGCGATTTTACCAGATCGTCCAATATACAGGCCGGTCGGACGTACCGTTTATTGCACGTAACGATCATATGGGCCGGTGGTGACTCTTACCTCATCAAACAGATACACAATGGTCGGCCGACCAACCCAAGAGCCGAACTAAAGGGACCGACCGACCATAGTGCTAATTAATCCAGTTTAAGGTAAATGGAGATTAAAAACTATTGGGCTGAatttgggccgtgattaacttttcactaatcccaagcccatagtgGAAACTATAAATTTAGGTCCATGGTGAGtagtagataggttgcatttactgcacatttattgcGATTCGATAGAAAAAAGTTATTGCTCTCAACTGACTTtagcatcggagaatcttttgcaggTCTCCCACCCCAGAATTGAAGAGGAAATTGAGGAACGAAGTACGGAGGACCGGATATACGAAGGACGAGAAGAAGAGAACGTGGAGGTATTAAACGAcacagccctacacatccgaaacacTCTTTATTATTTCaacacaacaaaataaaaagtatattttgattcatcttcaacctcaaAATAATTAGCATATCCATTATCTAAAATGTGACAATGTTATGAGACCTTTTGAATACATAAGAGTAACGCACAAAGGTGAGTCCCCACCTCACCAAAGGCAATACATTTCCCAAGGTCAACAATGTCATTACAAACATTAAACACAAAGTaaatcacaaataaaaaaataataataacttcaacaaattcaaaacaaagatATGATACCAAATGAAAACATAAAGCagaaaaaagaagtaaaaattaacatttagtCATTGCCACCATCACGAAAATTCTTTATTGTGCTTTTCAGTATCAAACTCTCACCCTCATAAACTCTTATATGATAGTATagtataaatgaaaacaaatttgatGACAAAATACATAATACTTGTGAAATTTATAGAACTCTGCCCATTACAAAATAACtgttaaattgttataaatttgtTAACAAGATGTTCAAAATTATAGTATTAAaacttaacttttaaaaatatgcAGACataacatcaaattttaaataaaacttaagTTCTAagaacaaatattattatttttattttaaaagtgtttcTTTTACTAATAAACACAAATGAAttgttgaaatataaaatttgtaaaaccTTGAAACAGAAGTTATAACAtgatcttaaaaaataatatgaaaaaaaattaagagatcATATCTTATTCAATACTATCACTATATGACTCTTTCTTTAGActtaataatgaatttattgaCTTTTCTATAAATTGAATAACCATGTACATATTCgttttaagttttttgtttATAAGTGAAAATTGAAGgcaaaaaattcaaacatgaTAAATTCATGTCATAAATATGTACTTAAGAACTAAAACAAATTCATTGATTAATGTAAATTTAGGGGGAAGAAATTTTACTCTCTTTTACATTATAATAGCtacttactttttttctttttacattccTCAATACTAAATTTACTTTTctgaaagagaaaaacataaaatctatAGTCTgaattcaatttgatttttgtttgattaaaatTGGAGTTACATTGATAAACTACAAATAGGATTGTCAATTGAACcctaaaaatcataattattgaaattttacaaaattagatTACTAATTCAGGCTCCATTTAATGTTTAACTTTCTAGTTATGataatttatgtttctttaCGTACAAAACTTCAAACCCTACTCTCATCTCTTACACGGCTAAACAAGCTTTTATAGCTCATAATAACAAATGGTTActctttcttgttttcttcACGTAGTTAGTTCCGTTTAACATAAGAAACTAGGAACAAAATCTGCAAGACAAACCAATCACTTGGGATAAGAAAACGAAAACACAAATAacagataaaacaaataaataaaaaaacgtGTTTCTGTTCACAGaacattaaaagagaaaaatgctTCTTAATCACATTGCCGCCGGATTCTGTTGGATCGACCCGCAACAACCCGACCGGAACCACGAAACCCGACTCACTTCCTATCGTTTCCATCGCCGGCGGGTGACGTCGCCGAGTGCGGCGTTCCATGGCGTGCGAATGGAGAAGAATGGCCACCAACGGCGATCGATATGCACCGCCGACGAGCTTCACCGGGTCGTGGTTTCGAACTCCGATTGGAAGCTCGCTCTGTGGCGCTACCTTCCTTCTCCAGAGGTTCCCCTCTTCTCAAGTGCTCAAATTTTTGCTTTCTGTGAATATCCTTTTGGCAATGCACTGATGTATAGCTTCCGGGTATTGAATTCCCTCGTTTTTATCGAAAAGCATGGGAACAAAGGCTCAATGCTAGTCATTTTTGGCAAATTTTACGTTAGTTTCTCAAGATTTAAAGGTAGTGGTATTGAAAGATATAAGCTTTTGTATGTGTTTTGCAGGCACCGTTGAGGAATCACCCGCTTTTGTTGTTGTCAGGGGTTGCTACCAATGCAATTGGCTATGATCTCTCTCCTGAGGTAACCTTGTTTCCATTAAAAAATCATAGAACTGTCTTGGGAATGATAGAGATTTTAAAAAAGGGTTCGTCGCGACTCAACCTATCACATCCTCGACTGGGGCCACATTTGTCCTCTATTTCTCACAATGACAAATATTGCGGCGAAATCGCAACCCTGCCTGGAAATTTAAAACCTTTGAAATGATTGACGCAGGTTCTGCACCGATTAAACATTACTTTCATAGTTTCATGatttcattttgttaagattTTTTTAGAAGTTCATCTTGTTGGTTTTTTGTCTGTAAATTTAAATCTGATGTTTGATTATATGTGACAGTAATCCCtgaaaatttggtttttaactTTCCAATGGTAGATTCATGTAGCTGGCATCAGGAATAAGACTTTGTTGTTGGGGTGACGGTTATTAGTGACAGTATTTTGTTCTAGTCTAGGATACCGTTAAAGGATATCTGTGATGAGTATATGTTGTTCATGTTCAGTCTTCATTTGCTCGGTACATGTCGGCACAAGGTTTTGATACGTGGATTCTTGAGGTTCGGGGTGTTGGGTTGAGCACTATTGGAGATAGCTTGGAGGAAAACGAGGAATGCCTAAAGAATTTGTCTGAGATTGATTCTGCTATTAGTGATGAAATTGGTAAAAACAGTGCTTCTCCAGCAAGATTAATGGGACTTGAGAACCTTGGCTCTCCCGAAATTACAACTAAATTTGAGGAAATGAGGTTAACAAGGAGTTTCATGGACATTTTTACAAGGATATCTGAAAAGCTTGCAGGCTTTCTGAATCCGGGTTAGTGAAGGAATCATATTCATAGGAACCtgtcatttttaacattgtatGATTACATCAACCGTTAATACGAAAATTCCTATTTTTCAGATTCGTTGGAGGGAGGAAAGAACTCTGCACTTGTTGGTCAAATCAAGGATTTCAATCGGAGACTTCGAGCTATTATTGAAGGTCAACAGTTGGTCCCAGCACAGATTTTAGAACTGCAAGACCGATTTTCTGCCACACTAGAAGAGTTTCAGAAACAGATTCAGTTGATTATTAAGTATGATTGGGACTTTGACCATTATCTGGAAGAGGATGTACCTGCAGCGGTGAGGTGACATTCCTTGGtgatgtttttacttttaatttggCAAGAGTTCTacttttatctctttctttaCTTCTGTGgtgtacttttatttttgttccaCTAAATATTAGCTTAAAAAATTGGATGATctcaataaatttgtttttttaatttctggTTTAATACATTCAACCATTAGATGGAGTACATAAGAGCTCAATGCCAGCCAAGGGATGGAAAATTGCTTGCAATTGGTCACTCAATGGGGGGTATATTGTTGTATGCAAGGCTTTCACGTTGCTGTAAGTCCCATGGATCTgcttctgttttattttttctacaaGTAATGTAATTATGGGGCTCTGTTTTCATTCACGATTTATTTGATAGATATATGAAAAGTCCATATTTGCTTGTTTTGTGGTGCAAGTTTGTTCACACAATTTATCAAGGTTGCTTTGTGCatttcactttctaatttaatttgataGTATATAAAAGTTTAGCAATAAAAGCATGCAAAAAGGTAGCAACAACCTTAATTTTACTTCGACTTCACTGCAAGAAAGAATCACTCTATTCTAGAATTTTCATAAGTCAAATGCAGAAGAACTCTTCTTTAATGTATGGATTAAATAATCCTTTTGTAATGGTAGTGGCAGTCAAGTGCTTTCAATTACAGCATTTAATTCAGTCTGTATCGTTTGAAGGAAATTATGAACCATATTGATCTTGAGCATTTTGACTTTGTCCATTCCTTTTTAATTGAGTGACATATTTGGAACTTAATTATTGTACACATCACTATTtattaacaaacaaaataaattttagttgttttaCCATTACCATTGTGtacttaatatataaatatctataGCTATGCACATTATATTCCCTCTTTTATCTTGTGATAAATTTTATGGATAGGTTGAGATCTTGTGTGGAAGGAACATTGTTGTGAATAGTGATTTGTAAAGGAACCTGTTTGCAAATTATTTCTGCTATGTGTtgatcaatatttattttttctttttccaacatAAATTATGTTAGGTTTTGAAGGAAAGGATTCTGGCTTGGCATCTGTTGTTACTTTGGCATCATCACTTGACTATACTCCTTCAAAATCATCTCTCAAGTTGCTTTTACCCCTGGCAAGTGTTTAAGGAAACTGATTGTGTGGTgacaaattttatttgttttgatccGTGCCAGT includes these proteins:
- the LOC108344933 gene encoding uncharacterized protein LOC108344933 isoform X1, with amino-acid sequence MLLNHIAAGFCWIDPQQPDRNHETRLTSYRFHRRRVTSPSAAFHGVRMEKNGHQRRSICTADELHRVVVSNSDWKLALWRYLPSPEVPLFSSAQIFAFCEYPFGNALMYSFRAPLRNHPLLLLSGVATNAIGYDLSPESSFARYMSAQGFDTWILEVRGVGLSTIGDSLEENEECLKNLSEIDSAISDEIGKNSASPARLMGLENLGSPEITTKFEEMRLTRSFMDIFTRISEKLAGFLNPDSLEGGKNSALVGQIKDFNRRLRAIIEGQQLVPAQILELQDRFSATLEEFQKQIQLIIKYDWDFDHYLEEDVPAAMEYIRAQCQPRDGKLLAIGHSMGGILLYARLSRCCFEGKDSGLASVVTLASSLDYTPSKSSLKLLLPLAKPAQALNIPAIPVGPLMATVYPLASYPPYVLSWLNYQISAQDMMDQKLFEKLVLNNFCTIPSKILLQLSSVFQEGGLRDRSGTFFYKDHLCKIDVPILAVAGDQDLICPPEAVYETVKLIPEDLITYKVFGELDGPHYAHYDLVGGRLAADELYPCITEFLSQHDIV
- the LOC108344933 gene encoding uncharacterized protein LOC108344933 isoform X2, whose product is MLLNHIAAGFCWIDPQQPDRNHETRLTSYRFHRRRVTSPSAAFHGVRMEKNGHQRRSICTADELHRVVVSNSDWKLALWRYLPSPEAPLRNHPLLLLSGVATNAIGYDLSPESSFARYMSAQGFDTWILEVRGVGLSTIGDSLEENEECLKNLSEIDSAISDEIGKNSASPARLMGLENLGSPEITTKFEEMRLTRSFMDIFTRISEKLAGFLNPDSLEGGKNSALVGQIKDFNRRLRAIIEGQQLVPAQILELQDRFSATLEEFQKQIQLIIKYDWDFDHYLEEDVPAAMEYIRAQCQPRDGKLLAIGHSMGGILLYARLSRCCFEGKDSGLASVVTLASSLDYTPSKSSLKLLLPLAKPAQALNIPAIPVGPLMATVYPLASYPPYVLSWLNYQISAQDMMDQKLFEKLVLNNFCTIPSKILLQLSSVFQEGGLRDRSGTFFYKDHLCKIDVPILAVAGDQDLICPPEAVYETVKLIPEDLITYKVFGELDGPHYAHYDLVGGRLAADELYPCITEFLSQHDIV